A section of the Caballeronia sp. M1242 genome encodes:
- the fliD gene encoding flagellar filament capping protein FliD has protein sequence MTTTTSSTDVSATLAAAAQSIISGATNSTLDVSTLVSSLVTAKTTAQATQIANKTASDNTLLSAVSQIKSALSSVQTALKSLSDGTGLAAYTATASGSGLTATAGTSAVAGSYAITVNNIASAQKISSTAHAATDTFGTGTLSLSLGSSSMNVTLDGTNTLASIASSINSASDNPGISATIVTGTDGQHLVLASKTTGAANTISVTAGSGVDSSLSYSTGSSNYTQTSAAQDASLTVDGTAVTSSTNTLTTAIGGVTLNLASAAAGSTQTLTVSSDTTTEKSTIKAFVDAYNSFVSQAAALSSFDSTKSAGSQGGVLLGDSMLQSIQSSLSSIITSGVSSGSGSTSTTTNLASIGIDLQDDGTLSIDDSTLSTALSNSPTRVSQLFNQTNGIGTQLNSKITSFLQTGGIIDTRTTAINADLKSLTDQTTKLQTYADSLTSQYNAQFTALNTLMATMQSNTTYLTQLFGGTNSAGALATNK, from the coding sequence ATGACCACCACCACCTCGAGTACCGACGTCAGCGCCACACTGGCCGCTGCCGCGCAGTCCATCATCAGCGGCGCGACGAACTCCACGCTCGATGTATCCACGCTGGTTTCCTCGCTCGTCACCGCGAAGACCACCGCTCAGGCCACGCAGATCGCGAACAAGACGGCGAGCGACAACACGCTTCTGTCCGCCGTCTCGCAGATCAAGTCCGCGCTGTCATCGGTGCAAACGGCGCTGAAGAGTCTTTCCGACGGCACCGGACTCGCCGCGTACACGGCGACGGCGAGCGGCAGCGGGCTCACGGCGACGGCCGGCACGAGCGCGGTGGCCGGTTCGTATGCGATCACGGTCAACAACATCGCCAGCGCGCAGAAGATTTCGTCGACGGCGCACGCCGCCACCGACACCTTCGGCACCGGCACGCTCTCGCTTTCGCTCGGATCGAGCTCGATGAATGTGACGCTCGACGGCACGAACACGCTGGCGAGCATCGCGTCGTCGATCAATTCGGCGAGCGACAACCCCGGCATCAGCGCGACCATCGTCACCGGCACCGACGGTCAGCATCTCGTGCTCGCGTCGAAGACGACGGGCGCAGCGAACACCATTTCGGTCACCGCCGGCTCGGGCGTCGATTCGTCGCTTTCGTACAGCACGGGCAGCAGCAACTACACGCAGACGTCGGCGGCGCAAGACGCGTCGCTCACGGTCGACGGCACGGCCGTCACGAGCTCGACCAACACGCTCACGACCGCGATCGGCGGCGTGACGCTGAACCTGGCATCGGCTGCGGCAGGCTCGACGCAGACGTTGACCGTCTCCTCCGACACGACCACGGAAAAGAGCACGATCAAGGCGTTCGTCGACGCGTACAACTCGTTCGTGAGCCAGGCCGCCGCGCTGTCGTCGTTCGACTCCACGAAAAGCGCCGGCTCGCAAGGCGGCGTGCTGCTCGGCGACTCCATGCTTCAGAGCATTCAGAGTTCGCTGTCCAGCATCATCACGAGCGGCGTGAGTTCGGGTTCCGGTTCCACTTCGACGACGACGAACCTCGCGTCGATCGGCATCGACCTTCAGGACGACGGCACGCTGTCCATCGACGATTCGACGCTTTCCACCGCGCTCTCGAACAGCCCGACGCGCGTGAGCCAGCTCTTCAACCAGACGAACGGCATCGGCACGCAGCTGAATTCGAAGATCACGTCGTTCCTGCAAACGGGCGGCATTATCGATACGCGCACGACCGCCATCAATGCAGACCTGAAGAGCCTGACCGATCAGACGACGAAGCTGCAGACCTACGCCGACAGCCTGACGTCGCAATACAACGCTCAGTTCACGGCGCTCAATACGCTCATGGCGACGATGCAGAGCAACACGACGTACCTGACGCAGCTTTTCGGCGGCACGAACAGCGCCGGCGCGCTCGCGACCAACAAGTAA
- a CDS encoding flagellar protein FliT, translating to MSQRDMLTHAASLTRAMAAAAAAGDWIEAARLSELRSPIIMQLENDLDPVTLQTASEIQTLDAALMQTAQAARMSLGKTYREATARVDAASRYQQAARL from the coding sequence GTGAGCCAACGAGACATGCTGACCCACGCGGCGTCGCTCACGCGCGCCATGGCCGCGGCCGCAGCCGCCGGCGACTGGATCGAAGCGGCGCGCCTCTCCGAGCTGCGTTCGCCGATCATCATGCAATTGGAGAACGACCTCGATCCGGTGACGTTGCAGACCGCGAGCGAGATTCAGACGCTGGATGCCGCGCTGATGCAGACGGCGCAAGCCGCGCGCATGTCGCTCGGCAAGACGTATCGCGAGGCGACCGCGCGCGTCGACGCGGCCAGCCGTTATCAACAGGCCGCGCGGCTCTAA